The window AAGCACGATGCAGGAGTGGGTCGAAGGCGGGGCCGCCGACGGATTCAACGTCATGTGCCCGGTCCTACCAGGTGACCTGACGATGTTCGCCGAGCATGTCATGCCCAGACTGGCCGAACGAGGTTGATCCCCGCGCTCGACGGAATCTAAGCGATGATCGACGTTTAGCGCGCAGGCATGCCCGGGCCAACAACCATGGCCGGGGAGTATGACAGCCGAATTGTTTCCGTCGGCGCCAGCCGCTCTGTTCCCCGGGAATGCCAGGTTGTTGACAAAGATGTTTTCTTAAGGGAAACTCCAAGGAAACAAGCTGGAGGCCGGGAGGAGACCGGAAGTTCCAGGCAGGATTCAGAGCTTTAGGTGATGCATACCGCCAACGCGGCTATGTGAAGGTACCGTTTTGACCTGTGGTCAGCGGGCCATGGGATTTTGTTGCTTTAAAGGGAGGAGCACCTCGAATGAACAGACTGGTCAAGTTGCTGTTGGCGACATCGTTCGCCGTGTCGGTCCTGCCAGCCGGTTTTGCGGCAGCACAGGACAAGACGATCAAGCTGGGCGTCCTGACGGATATGTCCGGCGTCTTCTCGGACGCCAACGGGACCGGCTCCGTCGTCGCCGCGCAGATGGCGGTCGACGACATGGCAGGCGAACTCGAAGGATTCACGGTTCAGGTCGTGAGCGCGGACCACCAGAACAAGCCGGACGTGGGCGCCGGCATCGCGCGCAAATGGTTCGATGAAGATGGCGTCAACGTCGTCCTCGACGTGCCGGTCTCTCCCATCGCGCTCGCAGTGCGGTCGATCGCGGAGGAAAAGGACAAGATCGTTCTCCTGTCGAGTTCCGGCTCGTCCGACATCACGGGCAAGAGCTGCACGAACAACACGATCCAGTGGACCTACAACACCTATGCGCTGTCGAACGTCGCGGGGCGCGCGACGGTCGAGAGGGGGGACAAGTCGTGGTTCTTCATCACCACCGACTATGCTTTCGGTCACGCCCTCGAGCGCGACGCCACCGCGGCCGTGACGGCGGCGGGCGGAGAGGTTCTCGGCCGGGCGCTGAACCCGATCGCATCGCCTGATTTCTCGTCCTACCTGCTGTCGGCGCAGGCGTCGGGCGCGAATGTCATCGCGCTGGCGAGTTCAGGTGGCGACATGCAGACCGCCGTGAAGCAGGCGGCCGAGTTCGGCATCCAGGCAGGCGGCCAGAAGCTTCTGGGCCTTCTCTTCGACGTGACCGACGTAAACGCGCTCGGGTTGGAGAGCACGCAGGGGATGTTGCTGGCGACGCCGTTCTACTGGGACCGGAATGATGAAAGCCGGGAATTCGGAGAGCGCTTCATGAAGCTTCACGGCAGAGTCCCGACCATGCACCAGGCCGGTGTCTATTCGGCGGCGACCCACTACCTGAAAGCTCTCCGCGAGACCGGAACGGACGACACACAGACGGTGCTGCAGAAGATGCGCGAGATGCCCGTCAACGATTTCTTCGCGCAGAATGGCCATATCCGCGAGGATGGCCAGATGATCCACGACTTCTATCTGGTCGAAGTGAAGAGCCCGCAGGAATCGGCCGGAAACTGGGATTTCTACAAGGTGCTGTCGACGGTCCCCGGAGACCAGGCCTTCCAGCCTGTCGAGAACTGCCCGCGCATCGCCGCCAAGCAATAACGCCAGTTACGAAACATGCGGAGCGCCCACGTTTCAGGAGCGCTCCGCATCATCGCGAATGCGTCGGGGACGATGCGGCGCACGCTTCGCCGGGCCGCATCGACCCGGATCGGCAACGTCAAAGGATTCGGAAAGAATGACTCCAGACATCGTCTTGTCGGCATCGCGCCTGACAAAGCAGTTCGGCGGCTTCAAGGCGGTCGATGGTGTGGACCTAGACGTTCGACGCGGCACGATCCATGCCCTGATCGGTCCCAACGGCGCGGGCAAGACAACCTGCTTCAACCTGCTGACCAAACTCCTGGTGCCGACCGACGGCACGATCACGCTTCATGGCGAGGACATCACACGTGTCGATCCGGCAAAGGTCGCGGGCAAGGGGCTGGTGCGCTCGTTCCAGATTTCGGCGATCTTTCCCAAGCTCACGGTACGCAACAATGTGCGGATCGCACTACAGCGCAAGCGTGGCGGGTCCTTCGATTTCTGGCGCTCCGGTTCGGTGCTGCGGTCGCTGGACGACGCGGCCGATGAACTGCTCGACGCGGTCGGGCTGCTGTCGCTTCGCCATCTGGCAGCCGCCGAACTGTCCTATGGGCGCAAGCGGGCGCTGGAGATCGCCACGACGCTCGCGCTCGACCCTTCCGTGCTGCTTCTCGATGAGCCGATGGCCGGCATGGGACGCGAGGACGTCGAGCGTATCGAGGCGCTGATCCGCAAAGTGTCGGTGGGCCGCACCATCCTCATGGTCGAGCACAATCTGTCGGTCGTGGCGTCGCTTTCCGACCGGATCACGGTTCTGGCGCGCGGGAAGGTCCTGGCGGAAGGCGACTACGAAACCGTCGCAGCCGATCCGCGTGTCGTCGAGGCATATATTGGCACGGGAGGCTCCGATGCGCATTGACGGTCATTCGCTTCGCGTGCGCGGGCTGGAGGCATGGTACGATGAAAGCCATGTGCTTCACGGGGTGGATATCGAGGCCTCGCGCGGCGAGGTGGTGACGCTTCTGGGCCGGAACGGCGCCGGCAAGACCACGATCCTGAAATCCATCATGGGCGTGCTTGCGGAGCGCAGGGGCTCTGTCCTCGTCAACGGATGCGAGACCATCGGTGAGCCGTCGCGCCGGATCGCCCGGCTCGGCATCGGCTACGTGCCCGAGGAGCGCGGCATCTATTCGAGCCTGACGGTCGAGGAGAATCTGCTTCTGCCGCCACGGCTCAAGCCGAACGGACTTTCGCTGGAGCAGATCTTCGAACTGTTTCCCAATATCCGCGACCGGATGAGCAGCCAGGGCACCAAGCTCTCCGGCGGCGAGCAGCAGATGCTGGCGATCGGCCGCATCCTGCGCACAGGGGCCGACCTGCTGCTGCTCGACGAGCCGACCGAGGGACTGGCCCCGGTCATCATCGAGCAGATCGGGAAGGTGATCGCGCAGCTCAAGCAGCGTGGCTTCACCATCGTGCTCGTTGAGCAGAATTTCCGTTTCGCCGCCACGGTGGCCGACCGGCACTACGTCGTCGAGCAAGGCAAGGTGATCGACATGATCCCCAATGCCGAGATCGAGGCGAACATAGCGAAGCTTCAGGGCTATCTGGGGGTCTGATCATGAGCGAACTCATCGGAATCCCGCCGCAGGTGCTGCTCGGCCAGATCGTCCTCGGGCTGATCAACGGCTCGTTCTACGCGATGCTCAGCCTGGGTCTCGCCGTCATCTTCGGCCTTCTCAACATCATCAATTTCGCGCATGGCGCGCTATACATGATGGGCGCCTTCGTCGCCTGGATGCTGTTGCACTATCTGGGCATCAACTACTGGGCAGCGCTGTTGCTGGTTCCCCTGCTGGTGGGCGCGTTCGGGGTGCTGATAGAGCGGTTCCTGATCGCGCGGATCGCGCATCTCGACCACCTCTACGGATTGCTGCTGACCTTCGGCATCGCACTCATCATCCAGGGACTGTTCCGCAACGGGTTCGGATCGTCCGGTCTGGCCTACGAGATCCCGGACGCGCTGCGGGGCGGCCAGAATCTCGGCTTCATGTTCCTGCCGAACTATCGGGCCTGGGTGATCGTCGCGTCCCTGGCGGTGTGCCTGCTCACATGGTTCGTCATCGAGAAGACAAGGCTGGGCTCCTATCTGCGGGCGGCAACCGAAAATCCCGCGCTGACGGAAACCTTCGGCATCAACGTCCCGCTGCTGATCACGCTGACTTACGGGTTCGGGGTAGCGCTGGCGGCGCTTGCCGGGGTGTTCGCCGCGCCGATCTACGCCGTCAATCCCAATATGGGCGTGGACCTGATCATCGTCGTCTTCGCCGTGGTCGTCATCGGCGGCATGGGTTCGATCATGGGGGCCATCATCACCGGATTCGCGCTCGGGCTCGTCGAGGGGCTGACCAAGGTGTTCTACCCGGAACTCTCGGCGACGGTGATCTTCATCATCATGGTTCTCGTACTGCTCGTGAAGCCGTCCGGCATCTTCGGCCGTTCGATTTAGATACTGGAAAGTGGATCATGTCTGACCTCGCACATGCCGGGACCGTGCCGGATGAACGCAACGATAGGCGGTTGCATCTCGCGATCATGGTCGGGATCGTCCTTGCCCTGATCGTCACGCCGTTCTTCCTTTATCCCGTCTTCGTCATGAAGTGCCTGTGTTTCGCGCTGCTTGCCCTGGCCTTCAACCTGCTTCTGGGTCAGGGAGGGCTTCTGTCGTTCGGCCACGCCGCCTTCTTCGGCATGGCCAGCTATGTCAGCGCCTATGCGGCGGCGAGTTGGCAATTGCCTCCCGAACTGGCGATCCTCGCCGGGATGCTGGCGGCGACGGTTCTCGGTGCCGTGTTCGGGTCGCTCGCCATTCGCCGGCAGGGCATTTATTTCGCCATGATCACGCTGGCGCTGGCACAGATGGTCTACTTCTTCTCGCTTCAGGCTACCGGTTTCACGGGTGGTGAGGACGGCATCCAGGGGGTGCCGCGCGGAATGCTATTCGGCGTCATCGATCTTTCCAGCGACCGCGCCCTCTACTGGGTCGTCGCCGCGATCTTCATGGCCGCCCTTGCCGCGATGTACCGGATCATGAACTCCCCGTTCGGCGAGGTCTGCAAGGCCATACGCGACAACGAGCCCAGAGCGATCTCGCTCGGCTATGGCGTCAACCGCTACAAGCTGACGATCTTCATCCTCTCGGCCACCCTTGCCGGGCTGGCGGGAGCCATGAAAGCGCTCGTGTTCCAACTCGCCACCCTGACGGACGTGCATTTTTCGATGTCGGGCGAGGCCGTGCTCATGTCACTTGTCGGCGGCGTCGGCACCATCTTCGGGCCGATCGTGGGCGCCTTCGTCATCGTGACGATGCAGAACTATCTCGCAAGCCTCGGCGGATGGGTCACGGTCATACAGGGCGTGGTGTTCGTCTTCTGCGTGATCGCGTTCAGGGATGGGATCGTCGGCACACTGGCACGGCTGATCCGCAGGCCGCTGTGAGGCCCCCTCACCGGTCAGTCGTGATGACCACGAACGCCTTGGCATCCCTGCCGTTGATGGCGACGCCATAGTGCTCGAACGAGGATTCGAACTGGATGCAGTCGCCCGTCTCGAGAATGATCTGGGCGCCGGCATATTCGAACAGGATGGTTCCCTCCAGCACGAGAAGAATCTCCTCACCGGCATGACGAAACCGGGGCAGGCCCTTGTTCTCGATGCAGGGCAAAGTGAGGAAGAAGACTTCGGAACGCGGGTTCGCCTTGTTAAGCGATGCGACCTCGTAGACGTATCCCAGCTCGGTTCCATTCCGGTTGATGGCCCGCCTCTCACTGGCACGGACGATCGAGATCGGCTTCTTCTCGCCTTCCGAGATGAAGACCTCGGACAACGGAATGCCGTACCCTTCCGCCAAGCGCGTGATCACCGCGATCGAGGGTTGCGACAGGCCAGATTCGACTTTGGAAAGATAGCCCTTCGTCACTTCGGCACGCCGCGCGGCCGCCTCGATCGTAAGCCCGGCGGTCTTGCGCAGCCTGCGTAGCGTAGCCCCCAGTTCCCGAGTGCTGGTGGTGCCGTCTTCCATCTTTCCCTCCGCGCATATCCAACCAAGGCAGCTCAGTATCGCACACAAGTTGTTGACATAAAAGTTTTCGTGTAGGAAACAATCAGGAAACTACACGTCGCGATCCATGGGAGGAGAAAATGCGGCTTGTCACTTTGCCATCGCTGGCAGGCCCCGGCATCGAGGCGCAGAAATGCCCGCTCCGGCATGGCTGCGGCTGTGCCCGGATCGGCTGGAGGGGATGATGCCGAGCACCGACGCATCGGCATCACACCTGGTAGGGCTGGCTGCAGCGGGTCCTACCGTCGCATCCCTTTTTCGCGACAGGGCGCGCACGCATGGAAATCTGCCCGCTTTGATGCAGGCCGAATCGATTGTCACCTACCGGCAGCTCGACGAACGTATCAATCGCCTTGCTTCGACGCTTCTTCACGCCGGCGTGCGGCGCGGCGATCGACTGGCGATCGTCTCGGAGAACCGTTTCGAATATATCGAGCTGCTGCTGGCCTGCGCCAAGATCGGCGCGATCGCGGCGTGCCAGAACTGGCGTCAGGCGTCACCGGAGCTGGCGCATTGCCTGTCGCTGGTCGTACCAAAGCTGATCTTTGTATCCCCGCGCTTTCTGCCCGTGATCCGAAGCTTGGATCTGTCCGTGTCCGTCGTCGAATTCGGCGCTGAGTATGAGCGAATGGTTCGCGACGGTTCGCCGGAGGAACCGACCATATTGGCACAACCGGAAGACGGCCTGCTGATCCTTTATACAAGCGGCACGACCGGGCTGCCCAAGGCCGCCGTCATCAGCCATCGCGCGATCATAGCAAGAGCGCTCGTGATGATGGTCGACTGGTCGGTCCGTCCCACGGACGGTTCAATTGCCTGGTCGCCGCTGTTCCACATGGCGGGCGCCGATCCCGCGCTTGCCGCCCTGTGCTCCGGCGCACCGGTCTATCTGGTCGATGGTTTTGATCCCCATGAGATCAGCCGGGCTCTGGGACAGATTGATGTCGGCTGGCTGGTCCTTATGCCCGGCATGATCGAACGTATGATCGACGTGCTGCGCGCAACATCGCGCGCCCCCCGGCGTGTCGCCGGTGCCGGCTGCATGGCCAATCTCGTGCCTCCGGAACATATCGCCGGCGTGTCACGCCTTGTATCCGCGCCGTTCCTCAACAGCTTCGGCTCGACCGAGACGGGTATTGCTCCGGCCAGCGGCGACGGCATTCCGCCGGGCGTCGCACCGCTATCCCTCGCCAAGCGCCAGACATCGTTCTGCCAGGTGCGGTTGGTGGACGAGGACGACCGGGAGGTTTCGACCGGCGAGATCGGTGAAATGACCCTGCGCTCGCCGACCCTGTTCAGCGGCTACTGGAACGCCCGTGATGTCACCGCTCGCGACTTTCGCGGCGGCTGGTTCCACATGGGCGACGACTTCGTCCGCAACGAGGACGGGACCCTGCATTTCGTCGACCGGAGAAAGTATCTGATCAAGTCCGGCGGTGAGAACATCTACCCGGCCGAACTTGAGCGCATCCTGCGTCAATCCGTGAGCGTGAAGGAGGCTATCGTGGTGCGGCAGCCCGACAGGCATTGGGGCGAGGTCCCCGTCGCCTTCGTGGTTCCGGCGGACGACCGGCTGACAGAAGACGGGGTCATGACCCTCTTCGACGGACAGGTCGCCCGCTACAAACTGCCCAAGCGGGTCGTGTTCATTCGCGAAGAAGACCTGCAACGCAATGCGACGGGGAAGATCCAGCGCCAGCCGCTGGAAGCCCTTCTCGTCGTCGGCCATCGCGATGGCCGCGATCCCGGTTCCGCCTGACGGAAAGCCTTTCACGCGGTCGCCTGTGAGTCGACCGATCGTCAACGAGGGAGAATTCGCCTTGATGCAAAAAACGAAAGCCGCAGCGGTCGGCATAGGCGAGGTGCCGTCCGGGCGCTTCCCGGAAAGAAGCGAGTTGGAAGCCGCCATCCTCGCTTGCAGGGACGCCATCCTCGACGCGGGACTGTCGCCGCGCGACATCGATGTCGTCATGCCGGTCGGCGCGCTGGCATCGCGCCATTTCAACGTCGATCTCGTCTTTTCGCGACTGTGCGAGGAGCTCGGCATGTTGCGTTCGGCCAAAATGAACGTCCAGGTGATGTCCGGCGGGGCGACAAGCTCGAGCATGTTGGCGGTCGCCGAAGGTCTCGTGGCCGGCGGCCTCGCCCGCAACGTGCTGTGCGTTCATTCCGACGCCGTGGGTTCGCTTCCCAAGCAGGCGGGTATCGATCTCTTCTCCACGACGGGCGTGTCGGAAGAGTGGGAGGCCCCC is drawn from Mesorhizobium sp. CAU 1732 and contains these coding sequences:
- a CDS encoding branched-chain amino acid ABC transporter permease; this encodes MSDLAHAGTVPDERNDRRLHLAIMVGIVLALIVTPFFLYPVFVMKCLCFALLALAFNLLLGQGGLLSFGHAAFFGMASYVSAYAAASWQLPPELAILAGMLAATVLGAVFGSLAIRRQGIYFAMITLALAQMVYFFSLQATGFTGGEDGIQGVPRGMLFGVIDLSSDRALYWVVAAIFMAALAAMYRIMNSPFGEVCKAIRDNEPRAISLGYGVNRYKLTIFILSATLAGLAGAMKALVFQLATLTDVHFSMSGEAVLMSLVGGVGTIFGPIVGAFVIVTMQNYLASLGGWVTVIQGVVFVFCVIAFRDGIVGTLARLIRRPL
- a CDS encoding branched-chain amino acid ABC transporter permease, which translates into the protein MSELIGIPPQVLLGQIVLGLINGSFYAMLSLGLAVIFGLLNIINFAHGALYMMGAFVAWMLLHYLGINYWAALLLVPLLVGAFGVLIERFLIARIAHLDHLYGLLLTFGIALIIQGLFRNGFGSSGLAYEIPDALRGGQNLGFMFLPNYRAWVIVASLAVCLLTWFVIEKTRLGSYLRAATENPALTETFGINVPLLITLTYGFGVALAALAGVFAAPIYAVNPNMGVDLIIVVFAVVVIGGMGSIMGAIITGFALGLVEGLTKVFYPELSATVIFIIMVLVLLVKPSGIFGRSI
- a CDS encoding ABC transporter ATP-binding protein, with the translated sequence MRIDGHSLRVRGLEAWYDESHVLHGVDIEASRGEVVTLLGRNGAGKTTILKSIMGVLAERRGSVLVNGCETIGEPSRRIARLGIGYVPEERGIYSSLTVEENLLLPPRLKPNGLSLEQIFELFPNIRDRMSSQGTKLSGGEQQMLAIGRILRTGADLLLLDEPTEGLAPVIIEQIGKVIAQLKQRGFTIVLVEQNFRFAATVADRHYVVEQGKVIDMIPNAEIEANIAKLQGYLGV
- a CDS encoding ABC transporter substrate-binding protein; translation: MNRLVKLLLATSFAVSVLPAGFAAAQDKTIKLGVLTDMSGVFSDANGTGSVVAAQMAVDDMAGELEGFTVQVVSADHQNKPDVGAGIARKWFDEDGVNVVLDVPVSPIALAVRSIAEEKDKIVLLSSSGSSDITGKSCTNNTIQWTYNTYALSNVAGRATVERGDKSWFFITTDYAFGHALERDATAAVTAAGGEVLGRALNPIASPDFSSYLLSAQASGANVIALASSGGDMQTAVKQAAEFGIQAGGQKLLGLLFDVTDVNALGLESTQGMLLATPFYWDRNDESREFGERFMKLHGRVPTMHQAGVYSAATHYLKALRETGTDDTQTVLQKMREMPVNDFFAQNGHIREDGQMIHDFYLVEVKSPQESAGNWDFYKVLSTVPGDQAFQPVENCPRIAAKQ
- a CDS encoding ABC transporter ATP-binding protein; this encodes MTPDIVLSASRLTKQFGGFKAVDGVDLDVRRGTIHALIGPNGAGKTTCFNLLTKLLVPTDGTITLHGEDITRVDPAKVAGKGLVRSFQISAIFPKLTVRNNVRIALQRKRGGSFDFWRSGSVLRSLDDAADELLDAVGLLSLRHLAAAELSYGRKRALEIATTLALDPSVLLLDEPMAGMGREDVERIEALIRKVSVGRTILMVEHNLSVVASLSDRITVLARGKVLAEGDYETVAADPRVVEAYIGTGGSDAH
- a CDS encoding helix-turn-helix domain-containing protein → MEDGTTSTRELGATLRRLRKTAGLTIEAAARRAEVTKGYLSKVESGLSQPSIAVITRLAEGYGIPLSEVFISEGEKKPISIVRASERRAINRNGTELGYVYEVASLNKANPRSEVFFLTLPCIENKGLPRFRHAGEEILLVLEGTILFEYAGAQIILETGDCIQFESSFEHYGVAINGRDAKAFVVITTDR
- a CDS encoding AMP-binding protein, with product MPSTDASASHLVGLAAAGPTVASLFRDRARTHGNLPALMQAESIVTYRQLDERINRLASTLLHAGVRRGDRLAIVSENRFEYIELLLACAKIGAIAACQNWRQASPELAHCLSLVVPKLIFVSPRFLPVIRSLDLSVSVVEFGAEYERMVRDGSPEEPTILAQPEDGLLILYTSGTTGLPKAAVISHRAIIARALVMMVDWSVRPTDGSIAWSPLFHMAGADPALAALCSGAPVYLVDGFDPHEISRALGQIDVGWLVLMPGMIERMIDVLRATSRAPRRVAGAGCMANLVPPEHIAGVSRLVSAPFLNSFGSTETGIAPASGDGIPPGVAPLSLAKRQTSFCQVRLVDEDDREVSTGEIGEMTLRSPTLFSGYWNARDVTARDFRGGWFHMGDDFVRNEDGTLHFVDRRKYLIKSGGENIYPAELERILRQSVSVKEAIVVRQPDRHWGEVPVAFVVPADDRLTEDGVMTLFDGQVARYKLPKRVVFIREEDLQRNATGKIQRQPLEALLVVGHRDGRDPGSA